One Microcebus murinus isolate Inina chromosome 7, M.murinus_Inina_mat1.0, whole genome shotgun sequence genomic region harbors:
- the PRC1 gene encoding protein regulator of cytokinesis 1 isoform X3, with protein MRRSEIVAEESIVCLQSALNHLREIWELIGIPEDQRLQRTEVVKKHIKELLDMMIAEEESLKERLVKSIAVCQKELNTLCSELHVEPFQEEGETTILQLEKDLRTQVELMRKQKKERKQELKLLQEQDRELCEILCMPHYVVDSASVPSLEELNQFRQHVATLRETKASRHQEFVDIKKQIILCMEELDHTPDTSFERDVVCEDEDAFCLSLDNIATLQKLLRQLEIRKSQNEAVCEGLRARIRELWDRLQIPEEEREAVATVMTGSKAKVRKALQLEVDRLEELKMQNMKKVIEAIRVELAQYWDHCFYSQEQRQAFAPYYSDDYTEDLLQLHDAEVVRLRNYYEVHKELFEGVQKWEENWRLFLEFERKASDPSRFTNRGGNLLKEEKQRAKLQKTLPKLEEELKAQIEMWEQEHAQAFVVNGQKFMEYVAEQWEMHRLEKERAKQERQIKNRKQTETEMLYGSAPRTPGKRRGLTPNTPGKVRKLNTTIMSNATANSSIRPVFGGTMYRSPVSRLPPSGNKPVATSSCSGKKTPRAGRHGANKENLELNGSFLSGGYPDSTPLQRNFSINSVASTYSEFAKDPSLSDSSTVGLQIY; from the exons ATGAGGAGAAG tGAGATAGTGGCAGAGGAGTCTATAGTATGTCTCCAGAGTGCCCTAAATCACCTTCGGGAAATATGGGAATTAATTGGGATTCCGGAGGATCAGCGTTTACAAAGAACCGAGGTTGTAAAGAAGCATATCAAG GAACTCCTGGATATGATGATTGCTGAGGAGGAAAGCCTGAAGGAAAGGCTTGTCAAAAGCATAGCTGTCTGTCAGAAAGAGCTGAACACACTGTGCAGTGAGCTACACGTCGAGCCGTTTCAG GAAGAAGGAGAGACGACCATTTTGCAACTAGAAAAAGATTTGCGTACCCAGGTGGAATTGATGcgaaaacagaaaaaggagagaaaacaggaaCTGAAGCTACTTCAAGAACAAGATCGAGAACTGTGTGAAATTCTTTGTATGCCCCACTATGTTGTTGACAGTGCCTCAGTTCCCAGCTTAGAAGAGCTGAACCAGTTTAGACAACATGTGGCAACTTTGAGGGAAACAAAG GCATCTCGGCACCAGGAGTTTGTCGACATAAAGAAACAGATCATACTGTGTATGGAAGAATTAGATCACACTCCAGACACAAGCTTTGAAAGAGATGTGGTGTGTGAAGATGAAGATGCCTTCTGTTTATCTTTGGACAATATTGCAACACTACAAAAGTTGCTACGGCAG CTGGAAATTCGAAAATCACAAAATGAAGCTGTATGTGAAGGACTCCGTGCTCGAATTCGAGAGCTCTGGGACAGGTTGCAAATAcctgaagaagaaagagaagctgTGGCCACGGTTATGACTGGGTCGAAGGCCAAGGTCAGGAAAGCG CTGCAATTAGAAGTGGATCGGTTGGAAGAACTGAAAATGCAAAACATGAAGAAAGTGATTGAGGCAATACGAGTGGAGCTGGCTCAGTACTGGGACCACTGTTTTTACAGCCAGGAGCAGAGACAAGCTTTTGCCCCTTACTATTCTG ACGACTACACAGAAGATCTGCTCCAGCTCCACGATGCTGAGGTGGTGCGGTTAAGAAACTATTATGAAGTTCATAAGGAACTCTTCGAAGGTGTTCAGAAGTGGGAAGAAAACTGGAGGCTCTTCTTAGAGTTTGAG AGAAAAGCTTCAGATCCAAGTCGATTTACAAACCGGGGAGGAAAtcttctaaaagaagaaaagcaacgAGCCAAGCTCCAGAAAACGCTCCCTAAG CTGGAAGAGGAGTTAAAGGCACAAATTGAAATGTGGGAACAGGAACATGCACAGGCATTTGTGGTGAACGGGCAGAAATTCATGGAGTATGTGGCAGAACAATGGGAGATGCATCGATTGGAGAAAGAGAGAGCCAAGCAGGAACGA CAAATCAAGAATAGGAAGCAGACGGAGACAGAGATGCTCTATGGAAGTGCCCCCCGGACACCCGGCAAGCGGCGAGGACTGACACCCAACACTCCAGGCAAAGTGCGCAAG CTGAACACTACCATCATGTCCAATGCTACAGCCAACAGTAGCATTCGGCCTGTGTTTGGGGGGACAATGTACCGCTCCCCTGTGTCTCGGCTGCCGCCTTCTGGCAACAAG CCAGTTGCCACTTCCAGCTGTTCAGGGAAAAAAACACCCCGTGCCGGGAGGCATGGAGCCAACAAGGAGAACCTGGAGCTCAATGGCAGCTTCCTGAGCGGTGGGTACCCTGACTCGACCCCCCTCCAGCGCAACTTCAGCATTAATTCTGTTGCCAGCACCTATTCTGAGTTTGCG AAGGATCCGTCCCTCTCGGACAGTTCCACTGTTGGGCTTCAG ATTTACTAA
- the PRC1 gene encoding protein regulator of cytokinesis 1 isoform X6 encodes MRRSEIVAEESIVCLQSALNHLREIWELIGIPEDQRLQRTEVVKKHIKELLDMMIAEEESLKERLVKSIAVCQKELNTLCSELHVEPFQEEGETTILQLEKDLRTQVELMRKQKKERKQELKLLQEQDRELCEILCMPHYVVDSASVPSLEELNQFRQHVATLRETKASRHQEFVDIKKQIILCMEELDHTPDTSFERDVVCEDEDAFCLSLDNIATLQKLLRQLEIRKSQNEAVCEGLRARIRELWDRLQIPEEEREAVATVMTGSKAKVRKALQLEVDRLEELKMQNMKKVIEAIRVELAQYWDHCFYSQEQRQAFAPYYSDDYTEDLLQLHDAEVVRLRNYYEVHKELFEGVQKWEENWRLFLEFERKASDPSRFTNRGGNLLKEEKQRAKLQKTLPKLEEELKAQIEMWEQEHAQAFVVNGQKFMEYVAEQWEMHRLEKERAKQERQIKNRKQTETEMLYGSAPRTPGKRRGLTPNTPGKVRKLNTTIMSNATANSSIRPVFGGTMYRSPVSRLPPSGNKPVATSSCSGKKTPRAGRHGANKENLELNGSFLSEGSVPLGQFHCWASARTFKGFQI; translated from the exons ATGAGGAGAAG tGAGATAGTGGCAGAGGAGTCTATAGTATGTCTCCAGAGTGCCCTAAATCACCTTCGGGAAATATGGGAATTAATTGGGATTCCGGAGGATCAGCGTTTACAAAGAACCGAGGTTGTAAAGAAGCATATCAAG GAACTCCTGGATATGATGATTGCTGAGGAGGAAAGCCTGAAGGAAAGGCTTGTCAAAAGCATAGCTGTCTGTCAGAAAGAGCTGAACACACTGTGCAGTGAGCTACACGTCGAGCCGTTTCAG GAAGAAGGAGAGACGACCATTTTGCAACTAGAAAAAGATTTGCGTACCCAGGTGGAATTGATGcgaaaacagaaaaaggagagaaaacaggaaCTGAAGCTACTTCAAGAACAAGATCGAGAACTGTGTGAAATTCTTTGTATGCCCCACTATGTTGTTGACAGTGCCTCAGTTCCCAGCTTAGAAGAGCTGAACCAGTTTAGACAACATGTGGCAACTTTGAGGGAAACAAAG GCATCTCGGCACCAGGAGTTTGTCGACATAAAGAAACAGATCATACTGTGTATGGAAGAATTAGATCACACTCCAGACACAAGCTTTGAAAGAGATGTGGTGTGTGAAGATGAAGATGCCTTCTGTTTATCTTTGGACAATATTGCAACACTACAAAAGTTGCTACGGCAG CTGGAAATTCGAAAATCACAAAATGAAGCTGTATGTGAAGGACTCCGTGCTCGAATTCGAGAGCTCTGGGACAGGTTGCAAATAcctgaagaagaaagagaagctgTGGCCACGGTTATGACTGGGTCGAAGGCCAAGGTCAGGAAAGCG CTGCAATTAGAAGTGGATCGGTTGGAAGAACTGAAAATGCAAAACATGAAGAAAGTGATTGAGGCAATACGAGTGGAGCTGGCTCAGTACTGGGACCACTGTTTTTACAGCCAGGAGCAGAGACAAGCTTTTGCCCCTTACTATTCTG ACGACTACACAGAAGATCTGCTCCAGCTCCACGATGCTGAGGTGGTGCGGTTAAGAAACTATTATGAAGTTCATAAGGAACTCTTCGAAGGTGTTCAGAAGTGGGAAGAAAACTGGAGGCTCTTCTTAGAGTTTGAG AGAAAAGCTTCAGATCCAAGTCGATTTACAAACCGGGGAGGAAAtcttctaaaagaagaaaagcaacgAGCCAAGCTCCAGAAAACGCTCCCTAAG CTGGAAGAGGAGTTAAAGGCACAAATTGAAATGTGGGAACAGGAACATGCACAGGCATTTGTGGTGAACGGGCAGAAATTCATGGAGTATGTGGCAGAACAATGGGAGATGCATCGATTGGAGAAAGAGAGAGCCAAGCAGGAACGA CAAATCAAGAATAGGAAGCAGACGGAGACAGAGATGCTCTATGGAAGTGCCCCCCGGACACCCGGCAAGCGGCGAGGACTGACACCCAACACTCCAGGCAAAGTGCGCAAG CTGAACACTACCATCATGTCCAATGCTACAGCCAACAGTAGCATTCGGCCTGTGTTTGGGGGGACAATGTACCGCTCCCCTGTGTCTCGGCTGCCGCCTTCTGGCAACAAG CCAGTTGCCACTTCCAGCTGTTCAGGGAAAAAAACACCCCGTGCCGGGAGGCATGGAGCCAACAAGGAGAACCTGGAGCTCAATGGCAGCTTCCTGAGCG AAGGATCCGTCCCTCTCGGACAGTTCCACTGTTGGGCTTCAG cGAGAACTTTCAAAGGCTTCCAAATCTGA
- the PRC1 gene encoding protein regulator of cytokinesis 1 isoform X9, whose product MRRSEIVAEESIVCLQSALNHLREIWELIGIPEDQRLQRTEVVKKHIKELLDMMIAEEESLKERLVKSIAVCQKELNTLCSELHVEPFQEEGETTILQLEKDLRTQVELMRKQKKERKQELKLLQEQDRELCEILCMPHYVVDSASVPSLEELNQFRQHVATLRETKASRHQEFVDIKKQIILCMEELDHTPDTSFERDVVCEDEDAFCLSLDNIATLQKLLRQLEIRKSQNEAVCEGLRARIRELWDRLQIPEEEREAVATVMTGSKAKVRKALQLEVDRLEELKMQNMKKVIEAIRVELAQYWDHCFYSQEQRQAFAPYYSDDYTEDLLQLHDAEVVRLRNYYEVHKELFEGVQKWEENWRLFLEFERKASDPSRFTNRGGNLLKEEKQRAKLQKTLPKLEEELKAQIEMWEQEHAQAFVVNGQKFMEYVAEQWEMHRLEKERAKQERQIKNRKQTETEMLYGSAPRTPGKRRGLTPNTPGKVRKLNTTIMSNATANSSIRPVFGGTMYRSPVSRLPPSGNKPVATSSCSGKKTPRAGRHGANKENLELNGSFLSARTFKGFQI is encoded by the exons ATGAGGAGAAG tGAGATAGTGGCAGAGGAGTCTATAGTATGTCTCCAGAGTGCCCTAAATCACCTTCGGGAAATATGGGAATTAATTGGGATTCCGGAGGATCAGCGTTTACAAAGAACCGAGGTTGTAAAGAAGCATATCAAG GAACTCCTGGATATGATGATTGCTGAGGAGGAAAGCCTGAAGGAAAGGCTTGTCAAAAGCATAGCTGTCTGTCAGAAAGAGCTGAACACACTGTGCAGTGAGCTACACGTCGAGCCGTTTCAG GAAGAAGGAGAGACGACCATTTTGCAACTAGAAAAAGATTTGCGTACCCAGGTGGAATTGATGcgaaaacagaaaaaggagagaaaacaggaaCTGAAGCTACTTCAAGAACAAGATCGAGAACTGTGTGAAATTCTTTGTATGCCCCACTATGTTGTTGACAGTGCCTCAGTTCCCAGCTTAGAAGAGCTGAACCAGTTTAGACAACATGTGGCAACTTTGAGGGAAACAAAG GCATCTCGGCACCAGGAGTTTGTCGACATAAAGAAACAGATCATACTGTGTATGGAAGAATTAGATCACACTCCAGACACAAGCTTTGAAAGAGATGTGGTGTGTGAAGATGAAGATGCCTTCTGTTTATCTTTGGACAATATTGCAACACTACAAAAGTTGCTACGGCAG CTGGAAATTCGAAAATCACAAAATGAAGCTGTATGTGAAGGACTCCGTGCTCGAATTCGAGAGCTCTGGGACAGGTTGCAAATAcctgaagaagaaagagaagctgTGGCCACGGTTATGACTGGGTCGAAGGCCAAGGTCAGGAAAGCG CTGCAATTAGAAGTGGATCGGTTGGAAGAACTGAAAATGCAAAACATGAAGAAAGTGATTGAGGCAATACGAGTGGAGCTGGCTCAGTACTGGGACCACTGTTTTTACAGCCAGGAGCAGAGACAAGCTTTTGCCCCTTACTATTCTG ACGACTACACAGAAGATCTGCTCCAGCTCCACGATGCTGAGGTGGTGCGGTTAAGAAACTATTATGAAGTTCATAAGGAACTCTTCGAAGGTGTTCAGAAGTGGGAAGAAAACTGGAGGCTCTTCTTAGAGTTTGAG AGAAAAGCTTCAGATCCAAGTCGATTTACAAACCGGGGAGGAAAtcttctaaaagaagaaaagcaacgAGCCAAGCTCCAGAAAACGCTCCCTAAG CTGGAAGAGGAGTTAAAGGCACAAATTGAAATGTGGGAACAGGAACATGCACAGGCATTTGTGGTGAACGGGCAGAAATTCATGGAGTATGTGGCAGAACAATGGGAGATGCATCGATTGGAGAAAGAGAGAGCCAAGCAGGAACGA CAAATCAAGAATAGGAAGCAGACGGAGACAGAGATGCTCTATGGAAGTGCCCCCCGGACACCCGGCAAGCGGCGAGGACTGACACCCAACACTCCAGGCAAAGTGCGCAAG CTGAACACTACCATCATGTCCAATGCTACAGCCAACAGTAGCATTCGGCCTGTGTTTGGGGGGACAATGTACCGCTCCCCTGTGTCTCGGCTGCCGCCTTCTGGCAACAAG CCAGTTGCCACTTCCAGCTGTTCAGGGAAAAAAACACCCCGTGCCGGGAGGCATGGAGCCAACAAGGAGAACCTGGAGCTCAATGGCAGCTTCCTGAGCG cGAGAACTTTCAAAGGCTTCCAAATCTGA
- the PRC1 gene encoding protein regulator of cytokinesis 1 isoform X7, whose product MRRSEIVAEESIVCLQSALNHLREIWELIGIPEDQRLQRTEVVKKHIKELLDMMIAEEESLKERLVKSIAVCQKELNTLCSELHVEPFQEEGETTILQLEKDLRTQVELMRKQKKERKQELKLLQEQDRELCEILCMPHYVVDSASVPSLEELNQFRQHVATLRETKASRHQEFVDIKKQIILCMEELDHTPDTSFERDVVCEDEDAFCLSLDNIATLQKLLRQLEIRKSQNEAVCEGLRARIRELWDRLQIPEEEREAVATVMTGSKAKVRKALQLEVDRLEELKMQNMKKVIEAIRVELAQYWDHCFYSQEQRQAFAPYYSDDYTEDLLQLHDAEVVRLRNYYEVHKELFEGVQKWEENWRLFLEFERKASDPSRFTNRGGNLLKEEKQRAKLQKTLPKLEEELKAQIEMWEQEHAQAFVVNGQKFMEYVAEQWEMHRLEKERAKQERQIKNRKQTETEMLYGSAPRTPGKRRGLTPNTPGKVRKLNTTIMSNATANSSIRPVFGGTMYRSPVSRLPPSGNKPVATSSCSGKKTPRAGRHGANKENLELNGSFLSEGSVPLGQFHCWASDLLTC is encoded by the exons ATGAGGAGAAG tGAGATAGTGGCAGAGGAGTCTATAGTATGTCTCCAGAGTGCCCTAAATCACCTTCGGGAAATATGGGAATTAATTGGGATTCCGGAGGATCAGCGTTTACAAAGAACCGAGGTTGTAAAGAAGCATATCAAG GAACTCCTGGATATGATGATTGCTGAGGAGGAAAGCCTGAAGGAAAGGCTTGTCAAAAGCATAGCTGTCTGTCAGAAAGAGCTGAACACACTGTGCAGTGAGCTACACGTCGAGCCGTTTCAG GAAGAAGGAGAGACGACCATTTTGCAACTAGAAAAAGATTTGCGTACCCAGGTGGAATTGATGcgaaaacagaaaaaggagagaaaacaggaaCTGAAGCTACTTCAAGAACAAGATCGAGAACTGTGTGAAATTCTTTGTATGCCCCACTATGTTGTTGACAGTGCCTCAGTTCCCAGCTTAGAAGAGCTGAACCAGTTTAGACAACATGTGGCAACTTTGAGGGAAACAAAG GCATCTCGGCACCAGGAGTTTGTCGACATAAAGAAACAGATCATACTGTGTATGGAAGAATTAGATCACACTCCAGACACAAGCTTTGAAAGAGATGTGGTGTGTGAAGATGAAGATGCCTTCTGTTTATCTTTGGACAATATTGCAACACTACAAAAGTTGCTACGGCAG CTGGAAATTCGAAAATCACAAAATGAAGCTGTATGTGAAGGACTCCGTGCTCGAATTCGAGAGCTCTGGGACAGGTTGCAAATAcctgaagaagaaagagaagctgTGGCCACGGTTATGACTGGGTCGAAGGCCAAGGTCAGGAAAGCG CTGCAATTAGAAGTGGATCGGTTGGAAGAACTGAAAATGCAAAACATGAAGAAAGTGATTGAGGCAATACGAGTGGAGCTGGCTCAGTACTGGGACCACTGTTTTTACAGCCAGGAGCAGAGACAAGCTTTTGCCCCTTACTATTCTG ACGACTACACAGAAGATCTGCTCCAGCTCCACGATGCTGAGGTGGTGCGGTTAAGAAACTATTATGAAGTTCATAAGGAACTCTTCGAAGGTGTTCAGAAGTGGGAAGAAAACTGGAGGCTCTTCTTAGAGTTTGAG AGAAAAGCTTCAGATCCAAGTCGATTTACAAACCGGGGAGGAAAtcttctaaaagaagaaaagcaacgAGCCAAGCTCCAGAAAACGCTCCCTAAG CTGGAAGAGGAGTTAAAGGCACAAATTGAAATGTGGGAACAGGAACATGCACAGGCATTTGTGGTGAACGGGCAGAAATTCATGGAGTATGTGGCAGAACAATGGGAGATGCATCGATTGGAGAAAGAGAGAGCCAAGCAGGAACGA CAAATCAAGAATAGGAAGCAGACGGAGACAGAGATGCTCTATGGAAGTGCCCCCCGGACACCCGGCAAGCGGCGAGGACTGACACCCAACACTCCAGGCAAAGTGCGCAAG CTGAACACTACCATCATGTCCAATGCTACAGCCAACAGTAGCATTCGGCCTGTGTTTGGGGGGACAATGTACCGCTCCCCTGTGTCTCGGCTGCCGCCTTCTGGCAACAAG CCAGTTGCCACTTCCAGCTGTTCAGGGAAAAAAACACCCCGTGCCGGGAGGCATGGAGCCAACAAGGAGAACCTGGAGCTCAATGGCAGCTTCCTGAGCG AAGGATCCGTCCCTCTCGGACAGTTCCACTGTTGGGCTTCAG ATTTACTAACCTGCTGA